The Primulina huaijiensis isolate GDHJ02 chromosome 17, ASM1229523v2, whole genome shotgun sequence genome window below encodes:
- the LOC140963015 gene encoding GDSL esterase/lipase CPRD49-like has protein sequence MVGPSRPQIVLFGSSIVQMSFHVGGWGAILADLYSRKADIVLRGYAGWNSRNALQVLNQIFPQDAAVQPSLVIVYYGGNDAIHPHPSGLGPHVPLLEYVENMKKIALHIKSLCDDTRIVFLTSPPVDKAMIYDYYGDTFVSQARSNETCRAYAEALLELGKHLDIKVINLWTAFQNRDDWGKTYLLDGIHLNSEGSQIVVKEILKVLHDAEWEPSLYWKSMPNEFSEYMVDPRAKTTKDCVVLNEIYGSMIGSDEWK, from the exons ATGGTGGGTCCGAGTCGGCCCCAGATTGTTCTGTTCGGATCGTCCATTGTGCAGATGAGCTTCCACGTCGGAGGCTGGGGAGCCATTCTTGCTGATCTCTATAGTAGGAAG GCAGACATAGTATTGCGAGGATACGCTGGTTGGAATTCGAGGAACGCCCTTCAAGTGTTGAATCAGATTTTCCCGCAG GATGCAGCTGTTCAGCCTTCTCTGGTTATAGTATATTATGGTGGTAACGATGCAATTCATCCGCACCCGAGTGGATTAGGCCCTCATGTTCCTCTTCTCGAATACGTTGAAAACATGAAGAAAATCGCCCTTCATATCAAG AGTCTCTGTGATGATACGAGGATCGTTTTTCTTACTTCTCCCCCTGTGGATAAGGCAATGATCTACGATTATTACGG TGATACATTCGTTAGCCAAGCTCGATCAAATGAAACCTGCCGCGCATACGCTGAAGCGTTGCTAGAACTAGGCAAGCATTTGGATATTAAAGTCATCAACCTTTGGACAGCGTTTCAGAACAGAGACGACTGGGGAAAAACTTACTTATT GGATGGAATCCATCTGAACTCTGAAGGAAGCCAGATAGTAGTGAAGGAGATTTTGAAGGTACTCCATGACGCTGAATGGGAACCAAGCCTATATTGGAAGTCTATGCCAAATGAATTTTCAGAGTACATGGTTGATCCTCGTGCAAAAACTACCAAAGACTGCGTCGTCTTGAACGAGATTTATGGCTCGATGATCGGTTCGGATGAATGGAAATAG